Proteins encoded within one genomic window of Microbacterium sp. LKL04:
- a CDS encoding adenosine deaminase, producing MAIDQHGDANLEGVSIRSLPKVSLHDHLDGALRPQTIIELADEAGVEVPETAADDLADWFEDQSDSGSLVEYLKTFDLTIAVMQTRDGLRRVAKEFVEDLAADGVIYGEVRWAPEQHLGGGLSLDEVVEAVQEGIEEGEDSVEGSGRDIRVGQLISAMRHTDRSLEIAELAVRHRGRGAVGFDIAGPEAGFPPSNLRPAFDYLASAFFPATVHAGEAAGLDSIRSALVDGRALRLGHGVRIAEDLDVVEQKGEEVQVRFGDLARWVRDREIPLELSPSSNLQTGAIAAWGTQLEDHPFDLLYQLGFAVTVNVDNRTMSRTSLTRELKLLADAFEYTLDDLEAFQLNAAAAAFLTIEEREELIELIGEGFSA from the coding sequence ATGGCCATCGATCAGCACGGTGACGCGAACCTCGAGGGCGTCTCGATCCGCTCTCTCCCCAAGGTGTCGCTGCACGACCACCTCGACGGTGCCCTGCGCCCGCAGACGATCATCGAGCTCGCCGATGAGGCGGGTGTCGAGGTTCCCGAGACCGCGGCCGACGACCTCGCCGACTGGTTCGAGGACCAGTCGGATTCGGGCTCGCTCGTCGAGTACCTGAAGACGTTCGACCTGACCATCGCGGTCATGCAGACCCGCGACGGACTGCGCCGCGTCGCGAAGGAGTTCGTCGAGGACCTCGCGGCCGACGGCGTCATCTACGGCGAGGTGCGCTGGGCTCCGGAGCAGCACCTGGGCGGCGGCCTCAGCCTCGACGAGGTCGTAGAGGCCGTGCAGGAGGGCATCGAGGAGGGTGAGGACTCGGTCGAGGGATCGGGCCGCGACATCCGCGTCGGCCAGCTCATCAGCGCGATGCGTCACACCGACCGGTCGCTCGAGATCGCCGAGCTCGCCGTCCGTCACCGCGGACGGGGCGCCGTCGGGTTCGACATCGCCGGTCCCGAGGCGGGCTTCCCGCCGTCGAACCTGCGTCCGGCGTTCGACTACCTGGCCTCCGCCTTCTTCCCCGCCACGGTGCACGCCGGAGAGGCCGCCGGTCTCGACTCGATCCGCTCCGCGCTGGTCGACGGGCGCGCGCTGCGCCTGGGACACGGTGTGCGCATCGCCGAGGACCTCGACGTCGTCGAGCAGAAGGGCGAGGAGGTGCAGGTGCGCTTCGGCGACCTGGCCCGCTGGGTGCGGGACCGCGAGATCCCCCTGGAGCTCTCGCCGTCGTCGAACCTTCAGACCGGTGCGATCGCGGCGTGGGGCACGCAGCTCGAGGACCACCCCTTCGACCTGCTGTACCAGCTCGGCTTCGCCGTCACCGTGAACGTCGACAACCGCACCATGAGCCGCACGTCGCTGACGCGTGAGCTGAAGCTCCTCGCGGACGCGTTCGAGTACACGCTCGACGACCTCGAGGCGTTCCAGCTGAACGCTGCCGCGGCCGCCTTCCTCACGATCGAGGAGCGCGAGGAGCTCATCGAGCTCATCGGTGAGGGCTTCTCGGCCTGA
- a CDS encoding thymidine phosphorylase: MSAVEAFDAVDVIRTKRDGGAVPEDALRWMIDAYTREYVADSQMAAFAMAVLLNGMSRDEIRVMTDAMIASGERMSFAGLGKPTVDKHSTGGVGDKITLPLAPLVAAFGVAVPQLSGRGLGHTGGTLDKLEAIPGWRAALSNDEMVAQMRDVGAVICAAGSGLAPADKRLYALRDVTGTVEAIPLIASSIMSKKIAEGTDSLVLDVKFGSGAFMQDVDKARELARTMVALGTDSGVATTALLTDMNTPLGLAIGNANEVRESVEVLAGGGPADVVELTVALAREMLALAGQPDADVEAALKDGRAMDSWRRMIRAQDGDPDAAMPAPRETHTVTATESGVVTRLEALPFGIAAWRLGAGRARAQDPVIHAAGIDLHVQPGDTVTAGQPLFTLLADDDKRFGRAAEALEGAWEIGAEAPASTPLVLERITA; this comes from the coding sequence ATGAGCGCGGTCGAGGCGTTCGACGCCGTCGACGTCATCCGCACCAAGCGCGACGGGGGAGCCGTCCCCGAGGACGCGCTCCGCTGGATGATCGACGCCTACACGCGGGAGTACGTCGCCGACTCGCAGATGGCCGCGTTCGCGATGGCCGTGCTCCTGAACGGCATGAGCCGCGACGAGATCCGCGTCATGACCGACGCGATGATCGCGTCGGGGGAGCGGATGAGCTTCGCCGGCCTCGGCAAGCCGACCGTCGACAAGCACTCCACCGGCGGCGTGGGCGACAAGATCACGCTGCCGCTCGCGCCCCTCGTCGCCGCGTTCGGTGTCGCCGTGCCGCAGCTCTCGGGCCGCGGCCTGGGCCACACCGGGGGCACGCTCGACAAGCTCGAGGCCATCCCCGGGTGGCGCGCAGCCCTCAGCAACGACGAGATGGTGGCGCAGATGCGCGACGTCGGCGCCGTCATCTGCGCTGCGGGGTCGGGCCTCGCCCCGGCCGACAAGCGGCTCTACGCGCTCCGCGACGTCACGGGCACGGTCGAGGCGATCCCGCTCATCGCGTCGAGCATCATGTCGAAGAAGATCGCCGAGGGAACCGACTCGCTCGTCCTCGACGTGAAGTTCGGTTCCGGCGCCTTCATGCAGGACGTCGACAAGGCCCGCGAACTCGCCCGCACGATGGTCGCCCTCGGCACGGACTCGGGCGTCGCGACCACGGCGCTGCTGACCGACATGAACACGCCCCTCGGTCTCGCCATCGGCAACGCCAACGAGGTTCGCGAGTCCGTCGAGGTGCTCGCCGGCGGCGGCCCCGCCGACGTCGTCGAGCTCACCGTCGCCCTCGCGCGCGAGATGCTCGCTCTCGCCGGCCAGCCCGACGCCGACGTGGAGGCCGCCCTGAAGGACGGCCGCGCCATGGACTCGTGGCGCCGGATGATCCGCGCGCAGGACGGCGACCCGGATGCCGCGATGCCGGCGCCCCGCGAGACCCACACCGTCACCGCGACGGAGTCCGGCGTCGTCACGCGGCTCGAAGCCCTCCCGTTCGGGATCGCGGCCTGGCGCCTCGGCGCCGGACGCGCCCGCGCGCAGGACCCCGTCATCCACGCCGCCGGCATCGACCTGCACGTGCAGCCGGGCGACACGGTCACCGCCGGACAGCCGCTGTTCACCCTGCTCGCCGACGATGACAAGCGCTTCGGGCGCGCCGCCGAGGCGCTCGAGGGTGCCTGGGAGATCGGTGCGGAAGCCCCGGCATCCACCCCGCTCGTCCTCGAGCGCATCACCGCCTGA
- a CDS encoding BMP family lipoprotein: MTISNPKKLAGIAGAALLIAALAGCGTAPEANPSSSAGAGAGDVVDGFKPCLISDAGGWNDKSFNESAKNGMDKAADELGVDPIEFESTNDNDYEPNMTTAISEGCTLIVSVGFKLAAATVEAAKANPNLQFAIIDDYADTDQDGKTDAPNIKPLVFNTAEAAYLGGYAAAAWSAEAGVNKVGTFGGIQIPSVAVFMDGYALGVEKYNEDKGADVQLFGWDVAGQKGAFTGGFDANDTAKQTAQSVLDQGVDVILPVGGPIYKSAAAAITDSGDDTLMLGVDTDLAVADTSVTDVTLVSIMKAIDVAVYDTTVAASTGEFDAAPYIGTLENEGVKLSSFHDFESKLPAGLTDELAALQKAIVAGDITVESKNSP, from the coding sequence TTGACCATCTCGAACCCGAAGAAGCTCGCCGGCATCGCCGGTGCCGCGCTTCTCATCGCCGCGCTGGCCGGTTGCGGTACCGCCCCCGAGGCCAACCCGTCGTCGTCCGCCGGCGCCGGTGCCGGCGACGTCGTCGACGGCTTCAAGCCCTGCCTGATCTCCGACGCCGGTGGCTGGAACGACAAGTCGTTCAACGAGTCGGCCAAGAACGGCATGGACAAGGCCGCCGACGAGCTCGGCGTGGACCCCATCGAGTTCGAGTCGACCAACGACAACGACTACGAGCCCAACATGACGACGGCGATCTCCGAGGGCTGCACCCTCATCGTCTCGGTCGGGTTCAAGCTCGCCGCCGCGACGGTCGAGGCGGCCAAGGCCAACCCCAACCTGCAGTTCGCGATCATCGACGACTACGCGGACACCGACCAGGACGGCAAGACCGACGCCCCCAACATCAAGCCCCTCGTGTTCAACACGGCCGAGGCCGCGTACCTCGGCGGCTACGCCGCCGCGGCGTGGTCCGCGGAGGCCGGCGTCAACAAGGTCGGCACCTTCGGCGGCATCCAGATCCCGTCCGTCGCGGTCTTCATGGACGGCTACGCGCTCGGCGTCGAGAAGTACAACGAGGACAAGGGTGCGGACGTCCAGCTCTTCGGCTGGGACGTCGCGGGCCAGAAGGGCGCCTTCACCGGCGGCTTCGACGCCAACGACACCGCGAAGCAGACGGCGCAGTCCGTCCTCGACCAGGGCGTCGACGTCATCCTCCCCGTCGGCGGCCCCATCTACAAGAGCGCCGCGGCCGCCATCACCGACAGCGGTGACGACACCCTCATGCTCGGCGTCGACACCGACCTCGCCGTCGCCGACACGAGCGTGACCGACGTCACGCTGGTCTCGATCATGAAGGCCATCGACGTGGCCGTCTACGACACCACGGTCGCCGCCTCCACCGGTGAGTTCGACGCCGCGCCGTACATCGGCACGCTGGAGAACGAGGGCGTCAAGCTCTCGAGCTTCCACGACTTCGAGTCGAAGCTGCCCGCCGGTCTGACCGACGAGCTCGCCGCCCTCCAGAAGGCGATCGTCGCGGGCGACATCACGGTGGAGTCGAAGAACTCGCCGTGA
- a CDS encoding mannose-1-phosphate guanylyltransferase, with the protein MVEHIEDFYAVIPAGGVGSRLWPLSRADAPKFLHDLTGSGHSLLRDTWNRLEPLTGPDRIAVVTGRAHRAAVEGQLPGIPDKNVILESEPRDSAAAIGLAAAILHRRHPDVVIGSFAADHVIRGSRVFEFAVRDAVAVAREGYICTIGIAPSEPAIGFGYIKRGGELIVEGARDASLVERFVEKPDLETAKSYVADRSYLWNAGMFISRADVLLAEIEANNPTLHAGLMELAEAWDDRDRRGPAVDRIWPTLEKIAIDYVVAEPAAEKGKLAVVPGHFDWDDVGDFASLAKLNSAGRSDLAILGQNARVLSDAASGIVVSQTSRVISIIGVRDIVVVDTDDALLVTTAEHAQRVKSVVDALKVTGRGDVL; encoded by the coding sequence ATGGTCGAACACATCGAGGATTTCTATGCCGTCATCCCCGCCGGCGGTGTCGGATCGCGCCTCTGGCCGCTCTCCCGCGCCGATGCGCCGAAGTTCCTCCACGACTTGACGGGTTCCGGCCACTCGCTGCTTCGCGACACCTGGAACCGACTCGAGCCGCTGACGGGGCCCGATCGGATCGCCGTGGTCACCGGCCGCGCACACCGGGCGGCCGTCGAGGGGCAGCTTCCCGGCATCCCGGACAAGAACGTCATCCTCGAATCGGAGCCGCGCGACTCGGCCGCCGCGATCGGTCTCGCCGCGGCGATCCTGCACCGTCGGCATCCGGATGTCGTCATCGGTTCCTTCGCGGCGGACCACGTCATCCGCGGCTCGCGCGTCTTCGAGTTCGCGGTGCGCGACGCGGTCGCGGTGGCCCGCGAGGGATACATCTGCACGATCGGCATCGCACCGTCGGAGCCCGCGATCGGGTTCGGCTACATCAAGCGCGGCGGCGAGCTGATCGTCGAGGGCGCGCGGGATGCCTCCCTCGTGGAGCGGTTCGTCGAGAAGCCCGACCTCGAGACGGCCAAGTCCTACGTCGCGGATCGCTCCTATCTCTGGAACGCGGGCATGTTCATCTCGCGGGCGGACGTGCTGCTCGCCGAGATCGAAGCCAACAACCCGACCCTGCATGCGGGGCTCATGGAGCTCGCCGAGGCATGGGACGACCGGGACCGCCGGGGTCCTGCCGTCGACCGCATCTGGCCGACCCTCGAGAAGATCGCCATCGACTACGTCGTCGCCGAGCCCGCCGCGGAGAAGGGCAAGCTCGCCGTCGTGCCCGGGCACTTCGACTGGGACGACGTCGGAGACTTCGCGAGCCTCGCCAAGCTCAACTCCGCCGGTCGCAGCGACCTCGCGATCCTCGGTCAGAACGCCCGCGTGCTCTCCGATGCGGCGAGCGGGATCGTGGTCTCGCAGACCAGCCGGGTGATCAGCATCATCGGCGTGCGCGACATCGTCGTGGTCGACACCGACGACGCGCTGCTCGTCACGACGGCGGAACATGCACAGCGCGTGAAGAGCGTGGTCGACGCCTTGAAGGTGACCGGCCGCGGCGACGTCCTCTGA
- a CDS encoding cytidine deaminase: MTDIDWDELRSAAVEAMEKAYAPYSRYRVGAAALVSDGRIVTGCNVENASYGVGLCAECGLVGNLHMTGGGELVAFVCVNNDGETIMPCGRCRQLLNEFAIPGMLLETVSGIRTIDEVLPDAFGPRDLEAAR; the protein is encoded by the coding sequence GTGACCGACATCGATTGGGACGAGCTGCGTTCGGCAGCCGTCGAGGCCATGGAGAAGGCGTACGCGCCGTACTCCCGTTACCGAGTGGGCGCCGCGGCGCTCGTGAGCGACGGGCGGATCGTGACCGGCTGCAATGTCGAGAACGCGTCCTACGGCGTCGGCCTGTGCGCCGAATGCGGGCTGGTCGGGAATCTCCACATGACCGGCGGCGGCGAGCTCGTCGCCTTCGTCTGCGTCAACAACGACGGCGAGACGATCATGCCGTGCGGACGCTGCCGGCAGCTGCTCAACGAGTTCGCGATCCCCGGGATGCTGCTCGAGACCGTCTCGGGCATCCGCACCATCGACGAGGTCCTGCCCGACGCGTTCGGGCCCCGCGACCTGGAGGCGGCCCGATGA
- the sdhC gene encoding succinate dehydrogenase, cytochrome b556 subunit produces MSAPARVTPSIAETTSKTPRGTLYRGNEGMWSWVLHRITGIAIFFFLLVHVLDTALIRVSPDAYNAVIGTYKNPIMGIGEVALVGAIVYHAFNGLRIIAVDLWPWATRHQRQLWWGVLAVWAVTLVGFAARHLPNVFSHLGGEH; encoded by the coding sequence GTGTCTGCACCAGCACGCGTCACGCCGTCGATCGCTGAGACCACGTCCAAGACCCCGCGCGGCACGCTGTACCGCGGTAACGAGGGCATGTGGTCGTGGGTCCTTCACCGCATCACCGGCATCGCCATCTTCTTCTTCCTGCTCGTGCACGTCCTCGACACGGCGCTCATCCGGGTCTCGCCCGATGCGTACAACGCGGTCATCGGCACGTACAAGAACCCGATCATGGGCATCGGCGAAGTCGCCCTGGTCGGCGCCATCGTCTACCACGCCTTCAACGGCCTCCGCATCATCGCGGTGGACCTCTGGCCGTGGGCCACACGCCACCAGCGTCAGCTGTGGTGGGGTGTGCTGGCCGTCTGGGCCGTCACCCTCGTCGGCTTCGCGGCGCGCCACCTTCCGAACGTCTTCTCGCACTTGGGAGGCGAGCACTGA
- a CDS encoding ABC transporter permease encodes MSAPAPALESDGTIQLDVVKERHIKVPLVFGVVVVLMALLFLLVPRGVTTTFRLGDATSSIAVPDLAVPTGATSWVMVVILVALAALAGWNAWNYRRTPLWLTTAFAVIAVVAFIVWAAAGGIFPVTSLLFGAVSLSVPLVFGALGGVIGERVGVVNVAIEGQLLLGAFSAALLSSITGNPFVGLFGAMIGGVLVSFVLAAFAIKYLVDQVIVGVVLNVLVTGLTGFLYGALLVPNEDTLNQPERFGRIEIPLLSEIPIIGPVLFNQTFIVYLMYITVAVVSWGLYRTRWGLRLRAVGEHPQAADTVGIKVNMTRFWNVSLAGAIAGIGGAYFTLVSVPQFGKEMTAGLGFIALAAVIFGRWDPIRATLAALLFGFATNLQNQLTVLDTPIPSEFMLMLPYVVTILAVAGFAGQIRGPAAAGKPYIKG; translated from the coding sequence ATGAGCGCTCCTGCTCCCGCACTCGAATCCGACGGCACGATCCAGCTGGACGTCGTCAAAGAACGGCACATCAAGGTGCCCCTCGTATTCGGTGTCGTCGTCGTCCTCATGGCACTGCTGTTCCTGCTGGTGCCGCGCGGCGTCACCACGACGTTCCGACTCGGCGACGCGACGTCCTCCATCGCGGTCCCCGACCTCGCCGTTCCCACGGGCGCGACGAGCTGGGTGATGGTCGTCATCCTGGTGGCGCTCGCAGCCCTCGCCGGGTGGAACGCCTGGAACTACCGCCGGACGCCCCTCTGGCTGACCACGGCCTTCGCCGTGATCGCCGTCGTGGCATTCATCGTGTGGGCGGCCGCCGGGGGGATCTTCCCCGTCACGAGCCTGCTGTTCGGTGCCGTCTCGCTGTCGGTCCCGCTCGTGTTCGGCGCTTTGGGCGGTGTCATCGGCGAACGCGTCGGTGTCGTCAACGTCGCCATCGAGGGGCAGCTGCTCCTCGGCGCGTTCTCGGCGGCCCTCCTGTCGAGCATCACCGGGAACCCCTTCGTCGGCCTGTTCGGCGCGATGATCGGTGGCGTCCTCGTCTCGTTCGTCCTGGCGGCGTTCGCGATCAAGTACCTCGTCGACCAGGTGATCGTCGGTGTCGTCCTCAACGTCCTGGTCACGGGCCTGACCGGCTTCCTGTACGGGGCGCTGCTCGTCCCGAACGAGGACACGCTCAACCAGCCCGAGCGCTTCGGTCGCATCGAGATCCCGCTGCTGAGCGAGATCCCGATCATCGGTCCGGTCCTGTTCAACCAGACCTTCATCGTGTACCTCATGTACATCACCGTCGCCGTCGTCTCGTGGGGTCTGTACCGCACGCGCTGGGGCCTGCGCCTCAGGGCCGTCGGCGAGCACCCGCAGGCCGCCGACACCGTGGGCATCAAGGTCAACATGACGCGGTTCTGGAACGTCTCGCTCGCCGGTGCGATCGCCGGCATCGGCGGCGCGTACTTCACGCTCGTCTCGGTGCCGCAGTTCGGCAAGGAGATGACCGCAGGACTCGGCTTCATCGCTCTCGCGGCCGTCATCTTCGGACGCTGGGACCCGATCCGCGCGACACTCGCGGCGCTCCTGTTCGGCTTCGCGACGAACCTGCAGAACCAGCTCACCGTGCTGGACACCCCCATCCCCAGCGAATTCATGCTCATGCTGCCGTACGTCGTGACGATTCTCGCGGTCGCCGGTTTCGCCGGCCAGATCCGCGGGCCCGCGGCAGCGGGCAAGCCCTACATCAAGGGCTGA
- a CDS encoding ABC transporter permease, translated as MSGTTPGAADAAHPATQLPTASGPLTGEKEPKETSRTDVFFRELMRGSAVTTILAVVLALIVGGILIAVTNEDVEEASGYFFARPTDTIVAAWNAIYNGYEALFRGAVFNPRVTDFAAQIRPLTNSLGFAAPLIAAGLGVALAFRVGLFNIGARGQMLVGALFAGFFAFNLDLPLLVHLPITLLAGILGGAIWGGLVGLLKARTGAHEVILTIMLNYVAYYLLLWMLRTPGLLQAEGTNQPQSQPTPASAQFPDLLGPMFPQLDWGFVIVVIATLFVWWLIERSSLGLRMRAVGENPHAARAGGINVERIYVYAMVFAGGLAGLAAMNQIQGNVTTGFAATIDAGIGFDAITVALLGRSRAWGTFAAGILFGALKAGSFSMQAQGIPVDIVLVVQSLVVLFIAAPPLLRAVFFLPKTEIEKADKARAKAAKKAVSA; from the coding sequence ATGAGCGGCACCACGCCCGGCGCCGCCGACGCGGCGCACCCCGCCACCCAGTTGCCGACGGCCAGCGGTCCGCTGACGGGGGAGAAGGAGCCGAAGGAGACGTCCCGGACGGACGTCTTCTTCCGCGAGCTCATGCGCGGCAGCGCGGTGACCACGATCCTCGCCGTCGTCCTGGCGCTGATCGTCGGCGGCATCCTCATCGCCGTGACGAACGAGGACGTCGAGGAGGCCAGCGGATACTTCTTCGCGCGCCCCACCGACACCATCGTCGCCGCATGGAACGCCATCTACAACGGCTATGAAGCCTTGTTCCGCGGCGCCGTCTTCAACCCGCGCGTCACCGACTTCGCCGCGCAGATCCGGCCGTTGACGAACTCGCTCGGATTCGCAGCCCCCCTGATCGCCGCGGGCCTCGGCGTCGCGCTCGCGTTCCGCGTGGGCCTGTTCAACATCGGTGCGCGCGGCCAGATGCTCGTCGGTGCGCTCTTCGCCGGGTTCTTCGCCTTCAACCTGGATCTGCCCCTGCTGGTCCACCTGCCGATCACGTTGCTCGCCGGCATCCTCGGCGGAGCGATCTGGGGCGGGCTCGTCGGCCTGCTGAAAGCACGCACCGGCGCGCACGAGGTGATCCTCACGATCATGCTCAACTACGTCGCGTACTACCTGCTGCTGTGGATGCTGCGCACCCCGGGCCTGCTGCAGGCGGAGGGGACCAACCAGCCGCAGTCGCAGCCGACTCCCGCGAGCGCGCAGTTCCCGGACCTCCTCGGTCCGATGTTCCCGCAGCTGGACTGGGGTTTTGTCATCGTCGTCATCGCGACCCTGTTCGTCTGGTGGCTCATCGAGCGCTCCAGCCTGGGCCTGCGCATGCGCGCCGTGGGTGAGAACCCTCACGCCGCACGCGCGGGTGGCATCAACGTCGAGCGCATCTACGTCTACGCCATGGTCTTCGCCGGCGGCCTCGCAGGCCTCGCGGCGATGAACCAGATCCAGGGCAACGTGACGACCGGCTTCGCCGCGACCATCGACGCCGGTATCGGCTTCGATGCGATCACCGTCGCACTCCTCGGGCGCAGCCGCGCGTGGGGGACCTTCGCCGCCGGCATCCTGTTCGGCGCCCTCAAGGCGGGGTCGTTCTCGATGCAGGCGCAGGGCATCCCGGTCGACATCGTGCTCGTCGTCCAGTCGCTCGTCGTCCTCTTCATCGCGGCGCCGCCGCTGCTGCGCGCCGTGTTCTTCCTGCCCAAGACCGAGATCGAGAAGGCGGACAAGGCGCGAGCCAAGGCCGCGAAGAAGGCGGTGTCGGCATGA
- a CDS encoding succinate dehydrogenase hydrophobic membrane anchor subunit, with translation MTADTLAAPRTPQGKAAVRKKGPNLEKWGWVFMRVSGVLLLVLIFGHLFVNLMLDEGISGLDFAFVAGKFATPFWQWWDVLMLWLAFIHGTNGMRTIVNDYVTNAKVRRVLVTSLWVVAGFMILLGTLVVFTFDPCIPNLDGSVLAEVCKAQG, from the coding sequence ATGACCGCCGACACCCTCGCCGCTCCGCGCACCCCGCAGGGCAAGGCCGCCGTCCGCAAGAAGGGCCCCAACCTCGAGAAGTGGGGTTGGGTCTTCATGCGCGTCTCGGGCGTGCTCTTGCTCGTCCTCATCTTCGGCCACCTCTTCGTGAACCTCATGCTCGATGAGGGCATCTCGGGCCTGGACTTCGCCTTCGTCGCAGGCAAGTTCGCCACACCGTTCTGGCAGTGGTGGGACGTCCTCATGCTGTGGCTGGCGTTCATCCACGGCACGAACGGCATGCGCACGATCGTCAACGACTACGTCACCAACGCGAAGGTCCGCCGGGTCCTCGTCACCAGCCTGTGGGTGGTGGCCGGCTTCATGATCCTCCTCGGCACCCTCGTCGTCTTCACCTTCGACCCCTGCATCCCCAACCTCGACGGCAGCGTTCTGGCCGAGGTCTGCAAGGCACAGGGCTGA
- a CDS encoding ABC transporter ATP-binding protein yields the protein MKLELRGITKRFGSLVANDHIDLVVEPGEIHALLGENGAGKSTLMNVLYGLYRADEGQILLDDVVQNFRGPGDAMAAGIGMVHQHFMLIPVFTVAENVMLGHEKTKGLGRLDLAQARDHVRAVADRFGFQIDPDALVGDLPVGVQQRVEIIKALSRDAKVLVFDEPTAVLTPQETDELMGIMRQLRDEGTSIVFITHKLREVREVADRITVVRLGKIVGTASPTATNAELASLMVGRAVELTVQKEPASVREGGLEVRDLRVLTPGGSIVVDDVSFDVRPGEILAVAGVQGNGQTELVEAIVGLAARTEGSIRLDGTELVGKSVRSILDAGVGFVPEDRKEDGLVGGFSVAENLILDRSTDPAFSRGGTIRRAELDAFARARIEEYDIRTRGPETPAGTLSGGNQQKVVIAREMSRDLKLFVAAQPTRGVDVGSIEFIHKRIVETRDAGIPVIVVSTELDEVTALADRIAVMYRGRVVGIVPGDTPRDTLGLMMAGATDPEVAA from the coding sequence ATGAAGCTCGAGCTCCGCGGAATCACCAAGAGATTCGGCAGCCTCGTCGCCAACGATCACATCGACCTCGTGGTCGAGCCGGGGGAGATCCACGCGCTCCTCGGTGAGAACGGCGCCGGCAAATCCACACTCATGAACGTCCTGTACGGCCTCTACCGCGCAGATGAAGGCCAGATCCTCCTGGACGACGTCGTCCAGAACTTCCGGGGTCCCGGCGACGCGATGGCCGCCGGGATCGGCATGGTGCATCAGCACTTCATGCTCATCCCCGTCTTCACCGTCGCCGAGAACGTCATGCTCGGGCACGAGAAGACGAAGGGTCTCGGACGGCTCGACCTGGCTCAGGCCCGCGACCACGTCCGCGCCGTCGCGGACCGCTTCGGTTTCCAGATCGACCCCGACGCCCTCGTCGGCGACCTCCCCGTCGGTGTCCAGCAGCGGGTCGAGATCATCAAGGCGCTCTCGCGCGATGCGAAGGTCCTCGTCTTCGACGAGCCGACCGCCGTCCTCACGCCGCAGGAGACCGATGAGCTCATGGGCATCATGCGCCAGCTGCGCGACGAAGGCACCTCCATCGTCTTCATCACCCACAAGCTCCGCGAAGTCCGCGAGGTCGCGGACCGCATCACGGTCGTTCGCCTCGGCAAGATCGTCGGCACGGCGTCGCCCACGGCGACGAACGCCGAGCTGGCCTCTCTGATGGTCGGTCGCGCGGTCGAGCTCACCGTGCAGAAGGAGCCTGCGAGCGTCCGCGAGGGCGGCCTCGAGGTGCGCGACCTCCGCGTCCTCACTCCCGGAGGCAGCATCGTCGTCGACGACGTCTCGTTCGACGTCCGCCCGGGAGAGATCCTGGCCGTCGCCGGCGTGCAGGGCAACGGTCAGACCGAACTGGTCGAGGCGATCGTCGGCCTCGCAGCCCGCACCGAGGGCTCGATCCGCCTCGACGGCACCGAACTGGTGGGCAAGAGCGTCCGCAGCATCCTCGATGCCGGGGTCGGTTTCGTTCCCGAAGACCGCAAGGAGGACGGCCTGGTCGGCGGCTTCTCCGTCGCCGAGAACCTGATCCTCGACCGGTCGACCGACCCGGCGTTCTCGCGCGGAGGTACCATCCGTCGCGCTGAGCTCGACGCGTTCGCCCGCGCCCGCATCGAGGAGTACGACATCCGCACGCGCGGACCGGAGACCCCCGCAGGCACCCTCTCGGGCGGCAACCAGCAGAAGGTCGTCATCGCTCGCGAGATGAGCCGCGACCTCAAGCTGTTCGTCGCCGCGCAGCCCACGCGCGGCGTCGACGTCGGTTCCATCGAATTCATCCACAAGCGCATCGTCGAGACCCGCGATGCCGGCATCCCCGTCATCGTCGTCTCGACCGAACTCGACGAGGTCACCGCCCTCGCCGACCGCATCGCGGTCATGTACCGAGGCCGCGTCGTCGGCATCGTTCCCGGGGACACACCCCGCGACACCCTCGGCCTGATGATGGCCGGCGCAACCGACCCGGAGGTGGCTGCATGA